A window of the Macrobrachium rosenbergii isolate ZJJX-2024 chromosome 43, ASM4041242v1, whole genome shotgun sequence genome harbors these coding sequences:
- the LOC136828674 gene encoding chitin deacetylase 1-like isoform X1 has translation MTSIRVAALALALLGIASGEIVKRQAATVSEPTEDEADAFTKELCRDKGAGEWFRLDLNDCRDVIQCTEAGLQALRCPHGLAFNLELQTCDWKDNVKNCNQKEKKKVVKPLLNTVEPLCQENQLACGDGTCIDRILFCDGKFDCADESDENTCDIKSDPNSAPICNPDECRIPDCFCFNDASEIPNNMNPRDVPQMITITFDDAINIENIDLYQIIFDNRFNPNQCTIKSTFFVSHKYTNYSAVQDMHRLGHEIAIHSISHSNNETFWTKASLDEWEREMAGARVIVERFANITDSSVIGLRAPYLRVGGNNQFSMMEKNAFLYDSTMTAPLQNPPLWPYTLYYRMPHTCHGNLQNCPTRSFAVWEMVMNEMDRREEPTIEEELPGCAMVDSCFSNKPTADQFYKFLVNNFDRHYNTNRAPMGLYFHSAFLKNDPEILDAFLFWLDETLANNPDVYFVTMTQVIQWMQDPQPVSNLKNYEPWKERCNVAGPPYCYGGTNCELNTDELPSETLRLATCMRCPNRYPWLLDPLGEGYF, from the exons ATGACAAGTATACGAGTTGCGGCGTTAGCCCTTGCCCTCCTTGGCATCG CATCCGGAGAAATAGTGAAACGTCAGGCGGCTACCGTGAGCGAACCCACTGAGGATGAGGCCGACGCCTTCACCAAAGAGTTGTGTCGAGACAAGGGCGCAGGAGAATGGTTCAGGCTCGATTTGAATGATTGCCGTGACGTCATCCAGTGCACAGAGGCA GGTCTCCAGGCTCTGAGATGCCCTCATGGTCTGGCTTTCAACCTGGAATTGCAGACCTGTGACTGGAAAGACAACGTCAAGAACTGTAaccagaaggagaagaagaaggtcgTCAAGCCCCTCCTCAACACCGTCGAGCCTCTTTGCCAg GAGAACCAGCTGGCCTGCGGTGACGGAACGTGCATTGATCGAATCCTGTTTTGCGATGGCAAATTTGACTGTGCCGATGAGTCCGACGAAAACACCTGTG ACATCAAGAGTGATCCCAACAGCGCACCCATTTGCAACCCTGATGAGTGCCGCATCCCCGACTGTTTCTGCTTCAATGATGCCAGCGAG ATCCCCAACAACATGAACCCTCGTGACGTTCCCCAGATGATTACCATTACATTCGACGACGCTATCAACATTGAGAACATCGATCTTTACCAAATCATTTTCGATAACCGCTTCAACCCCAACCAGTGTACCATCAAATCGACCTTCTTCGTTTCCCACAAATACACAAATTACTCCGCTGTGCAGGATATGCATCGTCTTGGTCATGAAATTGCCATCCATTCCATCAG CCACAGCAACAACGAAACATTCTGGACCAAGGCTTCCCTCGATGAATGGGAGCGTGAAATGGCAGGTGCCCGTGTGATTGTAGAAAGGTTTGCCAACATTACCGACTCCTCTGTGATTGGTCTCAGGGCTCCTTACCTACGTGTGGGTGGCAACAACCAATTCAGCATGATGGAGAAGAACGCCTTCCTTTACGACTCCACCATGACTGCCCCACTTCAGAACCCCCCTCTCTGGCCCTATACCCTGTACTACCGTATGCCCCACACTTGCCATGGTAACCTCCAGAACTGCCCTACCCGTTCCTTCGCCGTCTGGGAAATGGTCATGAACGAGATGGACCGTCGTGAGGAACCAACCATTGAAGAAGAGTTGCCCGGATGTGCTATGGTGGATTCTTGCTTCTCCAACAAGCCAACAGCTGATCAGTTCTACAAATTCCTGGTGAACAACTTCGACCGTCATTATAACACCAACCGTGCCCCAATGGGTCTCTACTTCCACTCTGCCTTCCTCAAGAACGACCCAGAAATCTTGGACGCCTTCCTCTTCTGGTTGGACGAGACCTTGGCCAACAACCCTGATGTCTACTTCGTCACCATGACCCAGGTCATTCAATGGATGCAGGACCCACAGCCAGTCAGCAACCTCAAGAACTACGAGCCATGGAAGGAGAGGTGTAATGTAGCTGGACCCCCATACTGCTATGGCGGCACCAACTGCGAACTCAACACCGACGAACTTCCCAGTGAGACCCTCCGTCTGGCCACCTGCATGCGATGCCCCAACAGGTATCCTTGGCTACTGGATCCCTTGGGAGAGGGTTACTTCTAA
- the LOC136828674 gene encoding chitin deacetylase 1-like isoform X3: protein MTSIRVAALALALLGIASGEIVKRQAATVSEPTEDEADAFTKELCRDKGAGEWFRLDLNDCRDVIQCTEAGLQALRCPHGLAFNLELQTCDWKDNVKNCNQKEKKKVVKPLLNTVEPLCQNDMLACGDGTCIDRQLFCDGKYDCADESDETLCDIKSDPNSAPICNPDECRIPDCFCFNDASEIPNNMNPRDVPQMITITFDDAINIENIDLYQIIFDNRFNPNQCTIKSTFFVSHKYTNYSAVQDMHRLGHEIAIHSISHSNNETFWTKASLDEWEREMAGARVIVERFANITDSSVIGLRAPYLRVGGNNQFSMMEKNAFLYDSTMTAPLQNPPLWPYTLYYRMPHTCHGNLQNCPTRSFAVWEMVMNEMDRREEPTIEEELPGCAMVDSCFSNKPTADQFYKFLVNNFDRHYNTNRAPMGLYFHSAFLKNDPEILDAFLFWLDETLANNPDVYFVTMTQVIQWMQDPQPVSNLKNYEPWKERCNVAGPPYCYGGTNCELNTDELPSETLRLATCMRCPNRYPWLLDPLGEGYF, encoded by the exons ATGACAAGTATACGAGTTGCGGCGTTAGCCCTTGCCCTCCTTGGCATCG CATCCGGAGAAATAGTGAAACGTCAGGCGGCTACCGTGAGCGAACCCACTGAGGATGAGGCCGACGCCTTCACCAAAGAGTTGTGTCGAGACAAGGGCGCAGGAGAATGGTTCAGGCTCGATTTGAATGATTGCCGTGACGTCATCCAGTGCACAGAGGCA GGTCTCCAGGCTCTGAGATGCCCTCATGGTCTGGCTTTCAACCTGGAATTGCAGACCTGTGACTGGAAAGACAACGTCAAGAACTGTAaccagaaggagaagaagaaggtcgTCAAGCCCCTCCTCAACACCGTCGAGCCTCTTTGCCAg AATGACATGTTGGCCTGTGGAGATGGAACTTGTATTGATAGGCAGTTATTTTGTGATGGCAAATACGACTGCGCGGATGAGTCCGATGAGACACTGTGTG ACATCAAGAGTGATCCCAACAGCGCACCCATTTGCAACCCTGATGAGTGCCGCATCCCCGACTGTTTCTGCTTCAATGATGCCAGCGAG ATCCCCAACAACATGAACCCTCGTGACGTTCCCCAGATGATTACCATTACATTCGACGACGCTATCAACATTGAGAACATCGATCTTTACCAAATCATTTTCGATAACCGCTTCAACCCCAACCAGTGTACCATCAAATCGACCTTCTTCGTTTCCCACAAATACACAAATTACTCCGCTGTGCAGGATATGCATCGTCTTGGTCATGAAATTGCCATCCATTCCATCAG CCACAGCAACAACGAAACATTCTGGACCAAGGCTTCCCTCGATGAATGGGAGCGTGAAATGGCAGGTGCCCGTGTGATTGTAGAAAGGTTTGCCAACATTACCGACTCCTCTGTGATTGGTCTCAGGGCTCCTTACCTACGTGTGGGTGGCAACAACCAATTCAGCATGATGGAGAAGAACGCCTTCCTTTACGACTCCACCATGACTGCCCCACTTCAGAACCCCCCTCTCTGGCCCTATACCCTGTACTACCGTATGCCCCACACTTGCCATGGTAACCTCCAGAACTGCCCTACCCGTTCCTTCGCCGTCTGGGAAATGGTCATGAACGAGATGGACCGTCGTGAGGAACCAACCATTGAAGAAGAGTTGCCCGGATGTGCTATGGTGGATTCTTGCTTCTCCAACAAGCCAACAGCTGATCAGTTCTACAAATTCCTGGTGAACAACTTCGACCGTCATTATAACACCAACCGTGCCCCAATGGGTCTCTACTTCCACTCTGCCTTCCTCAAGAACGACCCAGAAATCTTGGACGCCTTCCTCTTCTGGTTGGACGAGACCTTGGCCAACAACCCTGATGTCTACTTCGTCACCATGACCCAGGTCATTCAATGGATGCAGGACCCACAGCCAGTCAGCAACCTCAAGAACTACGAGCCATGGAAGGAGAGGTGTAATGTAGCTGGACCCCCATACTGCTATGGCGGCACCAACTGCGAACTCAACACCGACGAACTTCCCAGTGAGACCCTCCGTCTGGCCACCTGCATGCGATGCCCCAACAGGTATCCTTGGCTACTGGATCCCTTGGGAGAGGGTTACTTCTAA
- the LOC136828674 gene encoding chitin deacetylase 1-like isoform X2 — MTSIRVAALALALLGIASGEIVKRQAATVSEPTEDEADAFTKELCRDKGAGEWFRLDLNDCRDVIQCTEAGLQALRCPHGLAFNLELQTCDWKDNVKNCNQKEKKKVVKPLLNTVEPLCQDSYLACGDGTCMERHFFCDGEQNCSDGSDESACDIKSDPNSAPICNPDECRIPDCFCFNDASEIPNNMNPRDVPQMITITFDDAINIENIDLYQIIFDNRFNPNQCTIKSTFFVSHKYTNYSAVQDMHRLGHEIAIHSISHSNNETFWTKASLDEWEREMAGARVIVERFANITDSSVIGLRAPYLRVGGNNQFSMMEKNAFLYDSTMTAPLQNPPLWPYTLYYRMPHTCHGNLQNCPTRSFAVWEMVMNEMDRREEPTIEEELPGCAMVDSCFSNKPTADQFYKFLVNNFDRHYNTNRAPMGLYFHSAFLKNDPEILDAFLFWLDETLANNPDVYFVTMTQVIQWMQDPQPVSNLKNYEPWKERCNVAGPPYCYGGTNCELNTDELPSETLRLATCMRCPNRYPWLLDPLGEGYF, encoded by the exons ATGACAAGTATACGAGTTGCGGCGTTAGCCCTTGCCCTCCTTGGCATCG CATCCGGAGAAATAGTGAAACGTCAGGCGGCTACCGTGAGCGAACCCACTGAGGATGAGGCCGACGCCTTCACCAAAGAGTTGTGTCGAGACAAGGGCGCAGGAGAATGGTTCAGGCTCGATTTGAATGATTGCCGTGACGTCATCCAGTGCACAGAGGCA GGTCTCCAGGCTCTGAGATGCCCTCATGGTCTGGCTTTCAACCTGGAATTGCAGACCTGTGACTGGAAAGACAACGTCAAGAACTGTAaccagaaggagaagaagaaggtcgTCAAGCCCCTCCTCAACACCGTCGAGCCTCTTTGCCAg GATAGTTACTTGGCCTGCGGCGACGGCACCTGTATGGAAAGGCACTTTTTCTGTGACGGAGAGCAAAACTGTAGCGATGGATCTGACGAAAGCGCATGCG ACATCAAGAGTGATCCCAACAGCGCACCCATTTGCAACCCTGATGAGTGCCGCATCCCCGACTGTTTCTGCTTCAATGATGCCAGCGAG ATCCCCAACAACATGAACCCTCGTGACGTTCCCCAGATGATTACCATTACATTCGACGACGCTATCAACATTGAGAACATCGATCTTTACCAAATCATTTTCGATAACCGCTTCAACCCCAACCAGTGTACCATCAAATCGACCTTCTTCGTTTCCCACAAATACACAAATTACTCCGCTGTGCAGGATATGCATCGTCTTGGTCATGAAATTGCCATCCATTCCATCAG CCACAGCAACAACGAAACATTCTGGACCAAGGCTTCCCTCGATGAATGGGAGCGTGAAATGGCAGGTGCCCGTGTGATTGTAGAAAGGTTTGCCAACATTACCGACTCCTCTGTGATTGGTCTCAGGGCTCCTTACCTACGTGTGGGTGGCAACAACCAATTCAGCATGATGGAGAAGAACGCCTTCCTTTACGACTCCACCATGACTGCCCCACTTCAGAACCCCCCTCTCTGGCCCTATACCCTGTACTACCGTATGCCCCACACTTGCCATGGTAACCTCCAGAACTGCCCTACCCGTTCCTTCGCCGTCTGGGAAATGGTCATGAACGAGATGGACCGTCGTGAGGAACCAACCATTGAAGAAGAGTTGCCCGGATGTGCTATGGTGGATTCTTGCTTCTCCAACAAGCCAACAGCTGATCAGTTCTACAAATTCCTGGTGAACAACTTCGACCGTCATTATAACACCAACCGTGCCCCAATGGGTCTCTACTTCCACTCTGCCTTCCTCAAGAACGACCCAGAAATCTTGGACGCCTTCCTCTTCTGGTTGGACGAGACCTTGGCCAACAACCCTGATGTCTACTTCGTCACCATGACCCAGGTCATTCAATGGATGCAGGACCCACAGCCAGTCAGCAACCTCAAGAACTACGAGCCATGGAAGGAGAGGTGTAATGTAGCTGGACCCCCATACTGCTATGGCGGCACCAACTGCGAACTCAACACCGACGAACTTCCCAGTGAGACCCTCCGTCTGGCCACCTGCATGCGATGCCCCAACAGGTATCCTTGGCTACTGGATCCCTTGGGAGAGGGTTACTTCTAA